Proteins encoded together in one Marispirochaeta sp. window:
- a CDS encoding efflux RND transporter permease subunit translates to MSITKTVVGRPTTTAIVFVLLIALGFYAITDLAIDLYPDIEPPVLLLFTDYSGAGPEEVEKRITRPLEGGLSNVSNIEEISSTSAEGNSMIEIEFTWGTDMAEAANDVRDKLEFVKDLLPSEASTPQIFKFDPSMIPIMYLNVSGNRSPEDLREIAEKIIQPRIEQVEGVALVSVSGGRERIIRVEVPQNRLEAYNLTLTQIQGMLQQQNVSLSGGSIGDGNINYLISTAGDFQSIDQIRNSVIAYRAGSTGETAASGGNPTRTVRLGDIARVYDGYADETNAIFINGRDGVFLTVQKQSGTNSVRTADNVLQRIERLNSELPAGVAIAVIYDTTKIIRASLRQVSSSAITGGVLAIIILLLFLRSFRTTLIIGLTIPISFVITLMLMYFAGLTLNIMTLSGLALGIGMLVDNSIVILENIFRYREKGAKLNTSAVIGTQEMINAIVASTLTTICVFAPLAIFKSQLAMIGELFSGLSFTVVISLLSSLAVAMFLVPVLSSRYLPIRSNRQRPRKGLSKAIDEFLGGLFEALDRVYKRALTRVLRHKLLTIIIVVLIFGGSLGLLTIASYEFMPEMDDDFIELSVELPLGTKLDITKDVMRRLETITRNEIQAYSSLIVSAGERSFFGFLGSVQTHKGTLSITLPPYAERVETSTEVEQILRSHFDEFPSAVFEFTAGGPGGGGTPIDVLVKTDDMDLGKETAYRIRDLIKEEIPEITEPVVSLQEGLPELDIVIDRARAYELGLTMATIGQEIRANIEGVVASRYNDDGDEYDIVVILPEEDRNEIPDLDKIFVVNSAGQHIPLASFASTRKTTGPVSINRENQTRTIHVQGGMAPGAKLQKVELQLRKLIADRIPVNENVVLEYSGDYAELMEYGLKFVVILIISILLVFGVMASQFESFLDPFIIFFTIPLVLVGVILIYTVTGQSFSIFTAVGLVMLVGIVVNNGIVLVDYTNLLRKRGMSIIEACVEAGGNRLRPILMTSLTTILALVPMAFFPGEGAELVQPIGKTVVGGLSVATLLTLFLVPVLYALFNGRAEKRALKRRTRS, encoded by the coding sequence ATGAGTATAACAAAAACCGTCGTAGGCCGCCCCACAACGACGGCCATCGTTTTCGTGCTCCTGATTGCTCTCGGTTTTTATGCAATAACCGACCTGGCAATCGACCTCTATCCCGATATTGAACCCCCGGTCCTTCTGCTCTTTACCGACTACAGCGGTGCCGGTCCGGAAGAGGTGGAAAAGCGAATTACCCGTCCTCTGGAAGGAGGCTTAAGCAACGTGAGCAACATTGAAGAGATCAGCTCGACATCGGCGGAAGGCAACAGCATGATCGAGATCGAGTTTACCTGGGGCACCGATATGGCAGAAGCCGCCAACGATGTCCGGGACAAACTGGAGTTTGTAAAGGATCTCCTCCCCAGTGAAGCCTCCACACCGCAGATATTCAAGTTCGACCCGTCCATGATTCCCATAATGTACCTGAATGTCAGCGGAAACAGGTCACCTGAAGATCTGCGGGAAATCGCGGAAAAAATCATTCAGCCCCGGATAGAGCAGGTGGAAGGTGTCGCCCTGGTTAGCGTTTCAGGCGGCAGAGAACGGATTATCCGGGTGGAAGTCCCCCAGAACCGGCTTGAAGCCTATAACCTGACCCTGACACAGATTCAGGGAATGCTGCAGCAGCAGAACGTTTCCCTCTCCGGTGGGTCAATCGGTGACGGCAATATTAATTACCTTATTAGTACCGCCGGGGATTTTCAGTCAATCGACCAGATCCGCAACTCCGTTATAGCCTACAGGGCAGGCTCCACGGGCGAAACCGCTGCTTCAGGCGGCAATCCCACTCGGACTGTACGTCTGGGAGACATAGCCCGGGTCTATGACGGATACGCCGACGAGACCAACGCGATCTTTATTAACGGCCGGGACGGGGTGTTCCTGACAGTCCAGAAACAGAGCGGAACAAACTCCGTCAGGACCGCCGACAACGTACTGCAGAGAATAGAGCGCCTCAACAGTGAACTCCCGGCGGGAGTTGCGATTGCTGTAATCTATGATACGACCAAGATTATCCGCGCTTCCTTGCGGCAGGTCTCAAGTTCCGCCATAACCGGCGGTGTGCTTGCGATTATTATACTGCTTCTCTTCCTGCGCAGTTTCCGGACGACCCTGATTATCGGCCTTACTATTCCCATCTCATTTGTTATTACCCTGATGCTGATGTACTTTGCCGGTCTGACGCTGAACATTATGACCCTTTCGGGTCTTGCTCTGGGAATTGGTATGCTGGTGGATAACTCCATTGTTATTCTGGAAAACATCTTCCGCTACCGGGAAAAAGGGGCAAAACTCAACACATCCGCGGTAATCGGGACCCAGGAGATGATCAACGCCATCGTTGCCTCCACCCTGACAACCATCTGTGTCTTTGCCCCCCTGGCAATCTTCAAGTCCCAGCTGGCGATGATCGGCGAGCTTTTTTCCGGACTCTCCTTTACGGTGGTAATATCCCTGCTCTCATCCCTTGCGGTGGCCATGTTCCTGGTACCGGTGCTCTCCAGCCGATATCTTCCTATCCGGTCCAACCGGCAGCGTCCCCGCAAAGGACTCTCCAAAGCGATCGATGAGTTCCTGGGGGGACTTTTCGAAGCCCTGGACAGGGTGTACAAACGCGCCCTCACCCGGGTGTTGCGCCATAAACTGCTGACAATCATCATCGTGGTACTTATTTTCGGGGGCAGCCTGGGGCTTCTTACCATTGCGAGCTATGAGTTTATGCCGGAGATGGACGACGATTTTATTGAACTCAGCGTCGAGCTTCCCCTGGGCACCAAGCTTGATATAACCAAGGACGTCATGCGCCGTCTCGAAACAATCACCAGAAACGAGATCCAGGCCTATTCCAGCCTGATAGTTTCCGCTGGAGAAAGGAGCTTCTTCGGATTCCTCGGCAGCGTACAGACCCACAAAGGCACCTTAAGCATTACCCTGCCTCCCTATGCGGAGAGGGTGGAAACATCCACCGAGGTTGAGCAGATCCTCCGCTCGCATTTTGACGAGTTCCCCTCAGCGGTTTTCGAATTCACCGCCGGAGGGCCCGGAGGCGGAGGAACCCCCATTGATGTTCTGGTTAAGACCGACGACATGGACCTGGGAAAAGAGACAGCTTACCGCATCCGCGACCTTATAAAAGAAGAAATTCCGGAGATTACCGAACCGGTTGTCTCCCTGCAGGAGGGACTGCCGGAGCTGGATATCGTAATTGACCGCGCCCGGGCTTATGAGCTGGGTTTGACCATGGCAACCATCGGCCAGGAGATTCGGGCAAATATCGAGGGGGTCGTAGCCTCCCGCTATAACGACGACGGCGACGAATACGACATTGTCGTGATTCTTCCCGAGGAGGACCGCAACGAGATCCCTGACCTGGACAAGATCTTTGTGGTCAACTCCGCGGGACAGCATATTCCCCTGGCGAGTTTTGCCTCTACCAGAAAAACCACCGGACCTGTAAGCATAAACCGGGAAAACCAGACCCGGACTATCCATGTCCAGGGCGGCATGGCCCCAGGGGCAAAACTACAGAAGGTTGAACTCCAGCTCAGGAAGCTGATCGCAGACCGGATTCCGGTCAACGAGAACGTTGTGCTGGAATACTCCGGGGATTATGCGGAATTGATGGAATACGGGTTAAAGTTCGTGGTGATTCTGATCATCTCCATACTGCTGGTCTTCGGTGTCATGGCGAGTCAGTTTGAATCCTTTCTGGACCCCTTTATAATCTTCTTTACCATTCCCCTGGTCCTGGTAGGAGTAATCCTGATTTATACTGTGACCGGGCAGAGTTTCAGCATCTTTACCGCAGTGGGACTGGTCATGCTGGTGGGGATTGTCGTTAATAACGGCATTGTCCTTGTAGACTACACCAATCTGCTGCGCAAGCGGGGAATGTCCATTATCGAAGCCTGTGTCGAAGCCGGCGGCAACCGTCTGCGTCCGATTCTTATGACCAGTCTTACCACCATTTTGGCCCTGGTGCCCATGGCCTTCTTTCCCGGAGAAGGAGCGGAGCTGGTTCAGCCCATAGGAAAGACCGTCGTCGGGGGGCTCTCCGTCGCGACCCTGCTGACCCTCTTCCTGGTCCCGGTTCTTTATGCCCTGTTTAATGGCCGGGCGGAAAAACGGGCCCTCAAAAGGAGAACCAGATCATGA
- a CDS encoding PG0541 family transporter-associated protein yields the protein MKRIEIIANRSIEGDLHDALKEAGAARHYTKIPLVHGVGSSGPRMGDHIWPEENFILLVYCDNEEAAKIRSVIEDIKGFFKEEGIKLFEMECG from the coding sequence ATGAAAAGAATAGAGATTATAGCCAACCGCTCCATTGAGGGAGACCTGCATGACGCCTTAAAAGAAGCGGGAGCCGCGCGGCACTATACCAAGATTCCTCTTGTTCACGGGGTCGGAAGTTCCGGCCCCCGTATGGGAGACCACATCTGGCCAGAGGAAAACTTTATCCTGCTTGTCTACTGCGATAACGAGGAAGCCGCTAAAATCCGCTCGGTAATTGAAGACATAAAGGGGTTCTTCAAGGAGGAAGGAATAAAACTCTTTGAAATGGAATGCGGGTAA
- a CDS encoding tRNA-dihydrouridine synthase family protein → MAPCHGAGPDRALFAVGNPAPLRLAPSAKNSHLLVLAPLEGITTAVYRRVVAEMFGGLDGAIAPFIGTIRGLKRYAYHLRDILPEANGQEPLIPQILGADAEGVAEVSRACAGLGYTQVNWNIGCPIPNITRKKRGSGILPHPHLIKKVLSRACREGLPAFSVKLRLGLEEKDEWREVLQVLNSFDLDFVVLHPRTGRQMYRGTPDTAAYGAFLGECRHPLLYSGDIRSREDLRRLAEEYPETAGWLLGRGYLSRPVLAREIRSGETLEFCMKDIAAFLGVLSEEFLKNGADASWVLGKMKLYFGYLKHGADDTAAAMEFWGRLRGCTEWPLFEAILAGDL, encoded by the coding sequence GTGGCTCCATGCCATGGCGCCGGACCTGATCGTGCTCTCTTCGCTGTGGGTAATCCTGCGCCGTTACGCTTAGCGCCCTCCGCTAAAAACTCCCATCTCCTCGTTCTCGCACCCCTGGAGGGTATTACCACTGCAGTGTATCGACGGGTTGTTGCGGAGATGTTCGGCGGCCTGGACGGGGCTATTGCCCCCTTTATCGGGACCATACGGGGTTTAAAACGCTATGCGTATCACCTGCGGGATATCCTGCCCGAGGCAAACGGGCAGGAGCCGCTGATTCCCCAGATTCTGGGTGCCGATGCCGAAGGGGTTGCAGAAGTCTCACGGGCCTGTGCAGGTTTGGGTTATACCCAGGTTAACTGGAACATCGGTTGCCCCATTCCGAATATTACCCGTAAAAAGCGGGGTTCCGGCATACTGCCCCATCCACACCTTATTAAAAAGGTCCTGTCCCGGGCCTGCCGGGAGGGTCTGCCGGCATTCTCGGTAAAACTTCGTCTGGGTCTTGAGGAGAAGGATGAGTGGCGGGAGGTACTACAGGTCCTGAACTCCTTTGACCTGGATTTTGTGGTGCTCCACCCGCGTACCGGCCGACAGATGTACCGGGGTACTCCCGACACGGCCGCATACGGCGCTTTTCTTGGTGAGTGCCGGCATCCCCTTTTGTACAGCGGTGATATCCGCAGCAGAGAAGATTTGCGGCGTCTGGCGGAGGAATATCCGGAGACAGCGGGCTGGCTCCTGGGTCGGGGGTATCTTTCCCGTCCGGTTCTGGCCCGGGAGATCAGAAGCGGCGAAACCCTGGAGTTCTGCATGAAGGATATTGCCGCTTTCCTGGGGGTACTTTCCGAAGAATTCCTTAAAAACGGTGCTGACGCCTCGTGGGTTCTGGGCAAAATGAAGCTCTACTTCGGCTACCTTAAACACGGCGCCGACGACACGGCCGCAGCAATGGAGTTCTGGGGCCGTTTACGGGGCTGCACGGAATGGCCTCTTTTTGAGGCCATTCTTGCCGGGGACCTGTAG
- a CDS encoding EAL domain-containing protein, giving the protein MSSQLRETPHFYRRVLSQSKAVIIAVMNAKLDLVYINDSVAEVTGYPSELFISGAVHWNELIVQEDYQKIQYYHRRRLAGDKDVPDQYEIRIIDRNGLHRNLVLQVGDYVDAGYFVITLFDISHWKRYEERLLGNEEKLKAMVELSREITLVANESMVIEYAGGAVLPLLGYRTEILNANNLRDLVHPEDVDRVSAIYLTGITEASTFDILDFRLRNFDDEWVHMEANCNNQLNNHRISGVIITLRDISARKVAEAKAQFYEHYDYLTRLPNRRMFFERLGLELRHIKRRSTTFAVLCFGVDRFKEVNDLFGPKIGDRLLMEIGKILSKSFRRDDSVSRLEGDKFGVLLTDVSRTEHVLDIVKKTLDLFAEPVTILGERIRVSVSIGVAVYPDDGFNEEMLIKNSETALFMAKERGRSTYQMYNRRIHSSIQARRTLERRFEQALGGNEFYALFQPKVDRQGSIVGAEALARWNSPELGMISPDQFIPVAESSGLIIPFGREILELALREWQRCAIAGGEDLVLAVNLSPFQFGHPDLVRDIQRALKKTGFNPALLELEITETGIMRNQDEAEKKLSQLEDMGVSIAIDDFGTGYSSLKKIKDFPVGTIKIDKSFLENLNFSRKSSTIINAIIGLSHDLGFSVVAEGVETMDQLEFLQEAGCNIYQGYLFDKPLAIEEFAARCEVKSYPVLPNKGS; this is encoded by the coding sequence GTGAGTTCGCAGCTTAGGGAAACACCGCACTTTTATCGCCGCGTTTTATCACAGTCTAAGGCTGTGATAATTGCTGTTATGAACGCGAAGCTCGATCTTGTCTATATTAACGATTCCGTTGCCGAAGTAACCGGATATCCCAGTGAACTTTTTATAAGCGGGGCTGTTCACTGGAACGAACTGATTGTTCAGGAAGATTATCAGAAGATTCAATACTATCACCGAAGACGCCTGGCAGGAGACAAGGACGTTCCTGATCAGTACGAGATACGCATTATCGACCGGAACGGACTGCACCGCAACCTTGTCCTGCAGGTCGGCGATTATGTGGATGCCGGGTATTTTGTCATTACCCTCTTTGATATCTCCCACTGGAAGCGCTACGAAGAACGGCTGCTGGGCAACGAAGAGAAGCTCAAGGCCATGGTAGAGCTGAGTCGGGAGATAACTCTGGTCGCCAATGAATCAATGGTGATAGAGTATGCCGGGGGGGCTGTTCTGCCCCTGCTGGGCTACCGGACGGAGATACTGAACGCAAATAATCTGCGTGATCTGGTACATCCGGAAGACGTGGATCGGGTTTCCGCCATTTATTTAACGGGGATTACTGAAGCCTCAACCTTTGACATCCTTGACTTCCGTCTGCGCAACTTCGATGACGAGTGGGTCCACATGGAGGCTAACTGCAATAACCAGCTGAACAACCACCGCATTTCCGGGGTTATTATCACCCTGCGGGATATTTCCGCCAGAAAGGTGGCGGAGGCGAAGGCTCAGTTTTACGAACACTACGACTACCTTACCCGCCTGCCGAACCGCAGGATGTTTTTCGAACGCCTCGGGCTTGAGCTGCGGCATATAAAGCGGCGCTCCACTACCTTTGCAGTTCTCTGTTTCGGAGTTGACCGTTTTAAGGAGGTCAACGATCTTTTTGGTCCCAAGATTGGCGACCGGCTGTTGATGGAAATCGGGAAGATCCTTTCCAAGTCCTTTCGTCGGGACGATTCGGTTTCCCGCCTGGAGGGAGACAAGTTCGGTGTGCTGCTGACGGATGTAAGTCGTACGGAGCATGTACTGGACATCGTTAAAAAAACCCTGGACCTGTTTGCCGAACCTGTTACCATTCTGGGAGAGCGAATCCGGGTCAGCGTCAGTATAGGGGTGGCAGTGTATCCCGATGATGGTTTTAACGAGGAGATGCTGATAAAGAACAGCGAAACCGCCCTCTTTATGGCCAAGGAGCGGGGACGATCGACCTACCAGATGTATAACCGGCGGATTCACAGCTCCATTCAGGCCCGCAGAACCCTGGAACGGCGTTTTGAACAGGCTCTGGGGGGGAATGAGTTTTACGCTCTTTTTCAGCCCAAGGTTGACCGGCAGGGCTCTATCGTAGGAGCCGAAGCTCTGGCACGCTGGAACTCTCCTGAGCTGGGAATGATCTCTCCGGACCAGTTTATTCCTGTTGCCGAGAGCAGCGGACTTATTATTCCCTTTGGCAGAGAGATTCTGGAGCTTGCTTTGCGGGAGTGGCAGCGCTGTGCGATTGCGGGAGGAGAAGACCTTGTCCTGGCGGTGAACCTTTCTCCTTTCCAGTTCGGGCATCCGGATCTGGTGCGGGACATTCAGCGGGCACTGAAGAAAACCGGTTTTAATCCCGCACTGCTTGAGCTGGAGATTACCGAGACCGGTATTATGCGGAACCAGGACGAAGCGGAGAAAAAACTGTCGCAATTGGAGGATATGGGAGTCAGTATCGCCATTGACGATTTTGGTACCGGCTATTCTTCATTGAAAAAGATCAAGGATTTTCCTGTTGGAACCATCAAAATCGATAAGTCCTTTCTGGAAAACCTGAATTTCAGCCGCAAATCATCGACAATCATCAACGCGATTATCGGACTCTCTCATGACCTCGGTTTTTCTGTTGTGGCAGAAGGGGTGGAAACCATGGACCAGCTTGAGTTTCTGCAGGAAGCGGGCTGCAACATATATCAGGGCTACCTTTTTGACAAACCCCTTGCTATTGAGGAGTTTGCTGCACGCTGCGAGGTAAAAAGCTATCCGGTCTTGCCCAACAAGGGCAGCTAG
- a CDS encoding YgiQ family radical SAM protein produces MPCTSQELSGRGWDRCDFILVSGDAYVDHPSFGAAIIGRVLEAEGFRVGIIPQPDWRSPESLTVLGRPRLGFLVTAGNLDSMVANYTAAKKPRRDDAYSPGGEGGQRPDRASIVYANLVRRAYKRMPIIIGGIEASLRRLAHYDYWSNSLRRSLLLDSKADLLVYGMAEKSIVEIARRMDGGEHIREIKDVPGTVVRVEPDSLPDGTIRLPEHDRIKENRRSFTESFSIQLRNTDPFNSRPLYEAYGTNGVLQLPPQKPLEREEFDRVYALPFTREPHPMYTQGVPAIEEVRFSLVSNRGCFGSCSFCALTFHQGRVIQARSHESLIEEAEDLTRHPGFKGYIHDVGGPTANFRHPSCKKQLTSGTCTDRMCLFPKPCPALDADHSDYVNLLKKLRSLPGVKKVFIRSGIRFDYLLAEGNERFLRELCEHHVSGQLKVAPEHVSFRVLEAMGKPDHRVYLRFKKRFDQINTELGKKQYMVPYFISSHPGSTLEDAVELALFFKEQRFIPQQVQDFYPTPGTISTCMYHTGIDPRTMKKIYVPTDPEEKRMQRALLQFNRRENAELVRKALIKAGRKNLIGHGRQCLVPPAGNTRGKIRRKHGL; encoded by the coding sequence TTGCCCTGCACTTCGCAGGAATTATCAGGCCGCGGCTGGGACCGCTGCGATTTTATCCTTGTCAGCGGCGACGCCTATGTCGATCATCCTTCCTTCGGGGCCGCTATTATCGGCCGCGTACTTGAAGCGGAGGGATTCAGGGTAGGGATTATTCCACAGCCCGACTGGCGATCCCCGGAAAGTCTAACGGTACTGGGCCGTCCCCGTCTGGGTTTTCTGGTTACTGCGGGGAATCTTGATTCCATGGTGGCCAATTATACCGCAGCAAAAAAGCCGCGCAGGGACGACGCCTATTCTCCCGGAGGAGAGGGGGGACAGCGGCCGGACCGGGCCTCGATTGTCTATGCCAATCTGGTACGCCGGGCCTACAAACGCATGCCCATCATCATCGGCGGAATCGAGGCATCCTTGAGGCGTCTGGCCCATTACGATTACTGGAGCAATTCCTTGCGGCGTTCTCTGCTCCTGGACTCCAAGGCTGATCTGCTGGTCTACGGCATGGCAGAAAAGAGCATTGTAGAAATCGCCCGGCGTATGGACGGGGGAGAACACATCCGGGAGATAAAGGATGTCCCCGGCACTGTGGTCCGAGTCGAGCCGGATTCGCTTCCGGATGGTACTATCCGGCTGCCAGAGCACGACCGCATTAAGGAGAACCGCCGTTCCTTTACCGAGAGCTTCAGCATCCAGTTACGCAACACGGATCCCTTTAATTCCCGCCCCCTCTACGAAGCCTACGGAACAAACGGCGTGCTGCAGCTGCCTCCCCAGAAGCCCCTTGAACGGGAGGAGTTTGACCGGGTCTATGCCCTGCCCTTTACCCGGGAACCACACCCAATGTACACCCAGGGGGTGCCGGCGATCGAGGAGGTCCGATTCAGCCTGGTTTCGAACCGCGGCTGCTTCGGCTCATGCAGTTTCTGTGCCCTGACCTTTCATCAGGGAAGGGTAATCCAGGCCCGCAGCCATGAATCCCTGATTGAGGAAGCGGAAGACCTTACCCGGCATCCCGGCTTTAAGGGATATATCCACGATGTCGGCGGCCCGACGGCGAACTTTCGACATCCTTCCTGTAAAAAGCAGCTGACTTCGGGGACCTGCACAGACCGGATGTGCCTTTTCCCGAAGCCCTGCCCGGCCCTGGATGCCGACCATTCGGATTATGTAAATCTTCTAAAGAAACTGCGGAGCCTCCCTGGGGTAAAGAAAGTCTTTATCCGTTCGGGTATCCGCTTTGATTATCTGCTTGCCGAGGGGAATGAGCGTTTCTTGAGGGAGCTGTGCGAACATCATGTAAGCGGCCAGCTGAAGGTCGCACCGGAGCATGTCTCTTTCAGGGTCCTTGAGGCCATGGGCAAACCTGATCACCGGGTCTACCTGAGATTCAAGAAACGCTTTGACCAGATAAACACGGAACTCGGAAAAAAGCAGTACATGGTTCCCTATTTTATCTCTTCCCATCCAGGATCGACACTGGAGGACGCGGTTGAGCTGGCCCTCTTTTTCAAGGAGCAGCGTTTTATACCACAGCAGGTCCAGGACTTTTATCCTACCCCCGGAACAATTTCCACCTGTATGTACCATACTGGAATTGATCCGCGGACAATGAAAAAAATCTATGTACCGACAGATCCGGAAGAAAAGCGCATGCAGCGGGCGCTGCTTCAGTTTAACCGGCGGGAGAACGCCGAACTGGTGCGCAAGGCTTTGATCAAAGCCGGAAGAAAGAACCTTATCGGGCACGGCAGACAGTGTCTGGTGCCACCGGCGGGCAACACGCGGGGTAAAATCCGGCGGAAACATGGCCTTTAA
- a CDS encoding cupin domain-containing protein: MERINLQKKFSLFSEQWAPKIVAQVNEYQVKIARIEGDFPMHRHEETDELFFVVQGAIRMDFEDRQVPVAEGEMIVVPRGVLHRPHADAEARIMMFEPGGTLNTGDVTSEHTREDLERI, translated from the coding sequence ATGGAAAGGATAAATCTTCAGAAAAAATTCAGTTTGTTCAGTGAACAGTGGGCCCCAAAGATTGTCGCCCAGGTAAACGAGTATCAGGTTAAGATTGCCCGTATAGAGGGGGATTTCCCGATGCACAGGCACGAGGAGACGGACGAGCTCTTTTTTGTCGTTCAGGGAGCCATACGGATGGATTTTGAAGACCGGCAGGTTCCTGTGGCGGAGGGCGAGATGATTGTTGTACCCCGGGGGGTTCTGCACAGACCCCATGCAGATGCAGAAGCCAGGATTATGATGTTCGAACCCGGGGGAACACTGAACACGGGAGATGTGACCAGCGAGCACACCAGGGAGGACCTTGAAAGAATATAG
- a CDS encoding TIM barrel protein: MNESLHTYMRVGIIHFMAYPEAGSGQGAIDETVRKIAMDDYFDAIEITWIKDDKVREKVRQLLASAHIDTAFGAQPMLLSQKQNVNSLDEGERKKAVDTVKAAIDEAYAVGAEGAAFLSGKYEEASKEEAFQALLKSTREICAYAKSKGDMKIVHEVFDYDVDKASLIGPASLAKRYAEEIKAEYDNFGLMVDLSHIPLLHETIKESLLPIKEHLVHAHMGNCVMKDPSMPAYGDQHPRFGFPNSENDVDELAEYLQALKDMGFLNKKKPPILSFEVKPTAGEDPDVVIAGSKRVLNRAWALVK; encoded by the coding sequence ATGAATGAATCATTGCACACCTATATGAGAGTCGGCATCATACATTTTATGGCGTATCCAGAGGCCGGGAGCGGCCAGGGCGCCATTGACGAGACTGTACGAAAGATCGCCATGGACGATTATTTTGACGCCATCGAAATAACCTGGATCAAAGACGACAAGGTCCGCGAAAAAGTCAGGCAGCTTCTTGCCTCGGCGCACATTGATACCGCTTTCGGCGCTCAGCCCATGCTCCTGTCACAAAAGCAGAACGTCAATTCCCTGGACGAGGGGGAGCGCAAAAAAGCGGTGGATACCGTCAAGGCTGCCATCGACGAAGCCTATGCAGTCGGGGCTGAAGGCGCGGCCTTTTTAAGCGGCAAATACGAGGAAGCCAGCAAGGAAGAGGCTTTCCAGGCCCTGCTGAAATCAACGAGAGAAATCTGCGCCTACGCGAAGTCCAAGGGCGATATGAAGATAGTCCACGAGGTCTTTGACTATGATGTCGACAAGGCAAGCCTCATCGGTCCGGCCTCTCTGGCGAAGCGCTATGCCGAGGAAATAAAAGCGGAGTATGACAATTTCGGACTTATGGTAGACCTGAGTCACATTCCCCTGCTCCACGAAACCATTAAGGAATCGTTGCTGCCCATCAAGGAACACCTGGTCCACGCCCATATGGGAAACTGCGTCATGAAGGACCCCTCCATGCCTGCCTACGGAGACCAGCATCCCCGCTTCGGGTTTCCCAACAGCGAGAACGACGTTGACGAACTCGCAGAGTACCTGCAAGCCCTTAAGGACATGGGTTTTCTGAACAAGAAGAAGCCCCCAATCCTGAGCTTCGAAGTCAAACCGACCGCCGGGGAAGACCCTGACGTGGTTATTGCCGGCTCCAAACGGGTCCTGAACCGGGCCTGGGCACTGGTAAAGTAG
- a CDS encoding GntR family transcriptional regulator, translating into MNKNQIIEDVKRKIRDEEFLPGAYLIERDLCEHYGISRTPMREILFSLVNTGLVVQQKGKGFSIRKLDIKQLFEIFEARESVEAMAAKLCCQKATKMDHKKFLEIREQLEALDADAHAEESIRLGRVMHKKIIETAGNSLLSEFHEKLNNMVTLTANMTRKISGIEVDSRMYHIYIINSILEGDEDKSEQYMREHIIMTCQHLLHSLYPNYSGLPVGSGTN; encoded by the coding sequence ATGAATAAAAACCAGATAATCGAAGATGTAAAAAGGAAAATCCGGGATGAAGAGTTCCTTCCTGGTGCATACCTGATTGAACGCGATCTTTGTGAGCACTACGGCATCAGCAGAACCCCCATGCGGGAGATTCTCTTCAGCCTTGTGAATACCGGTCTTGTGGTGCAGCAAAAAGGAAAAGGCTTCTCAATACGAAAACTCGATATAAAGCAGCTTTTCGAAATTTTCGAAGCCCGGGAAAGCGTAGAAGCCATGGCGGCCAAGCTGTGCTGTCAAAAGGCGACGAAAATGGATCATAAAAAGTTTCTGGAAATACGAGAGCAGCTTGAAGCCCTTGATGCCGACGCTCATGCCGAAGAAAGCATCAGACTTGGCCGGGTTATGCATAAAAAGATCATAGAAACAGCAGGGAATTCCCTGCTGTCGGAGTTTCACGAAAAGCTTAACAATATGGTCACCCTGACAGCCAATATGACAAGAAAGATTTCAGGAATAGAGGTCGATTCACGGATGTACCACATCTACATAATCAATTCGATCCTGGAAGGAGACGAGGACAAGAGCGAGCAGTACATGCGGGAGCATATCATCATGACCTGTCAGCATCTGCTCCACTCTCTATATCCGAATTACAGCGGTCTGCCGGTTGGCAGCGGCACAAATTAG